A DNA window from Ipomoea triloba cultivar NCNSP0323 chromosome 10, ASM357664v1 contains the following coding sequences:
- the LOC116033226 gene encoding wall-associated receptor kinase-like 8 — protein MVMLMMSFTMMLTLTAEYEIPWKSDRYDRYEEHKEIYMVPMGCRNRCGNVSIFYPFGIGPKRNCYLNKWFLINCTNTSDGVEKPFLSSFSDDKDGVREILRISYELQSITMKEWFSPLCQTTTGSANLSVMRNTKLSGAPFFYSSSGNRFMFYGCGSAVLTTPGQEFIQSSCKLTCRNNTTPAPKFVDGCNGINCCRLSFEYDVNTYQINITHSSLNACNYAFFLATSPSRFSLSNLVPEEKVVVPVVWRWTIKRYDFNYLPPHYSLHCYSYENIFPPQPRGTNWNCHCNFPENGNVYLPNGCQAWDDAWALWAKARQNIVPKGCQDKCGTVNIYYPFGIRNGGSKSCYLNKWFLINCTQSSDGSKKPYLNSISGGVEILGMSYESQTITVKESISPSCQTTRSVKGSNFSLIPNTKLSGSPFFYSIGNNFMFFGCGNAFITMAGEELEQHGYKLNCSKNTAPKTAYDCHGINCHYLTFDYDVNTYQVNFTHSSISAACNYAFFLSASSSLPTTLQSLPSRQQEVVVVPVELRWTITEDDVPPSYSKYCSPSTYINPQLQRHNYLQCDCGIKGRNAYFSDGCEQRDIDDEISSNKMRPAIIGVSASFGFVILIWACVILYKAIKKMKMKKLREKFFKRNGGLLLQQQLLAKEGTVEKTKIFTASELDKATDHFNADRIVGRGGQGTVYKGMLIDGQIVAVKKSQAVDENQLEPFINEVVILSQINHRNVVKLMGCCLETEVPILVYEFIPNGTLFGLIQNNFDDELIPLSWDIRLRIASDVACALAYLHSATSVPIYHRDIKSGNILLDEKFRAKVSDFGISRSISIDKTHLTTIVKGTFGYLDPEYFQTSQFTEKSDVYSFGVVLAELLTGQKPISFEVEDDEDRSLVSRFLLCMEENRLMEILDVEVIEQGKKEDVVAMAWLAQRCLNMNGKKRPTMKEVASELDSIKASHSHLPSAMEAFEIESDFIA, from the exons atGGTTATGCTGATGATGAGCTTCACAATGATGCTCACTTTGACAGCGGAATACGAGATACCTTGGAAATCCGATAGATATGATAGATATGAAGAGCACAAAGAGATATATATGGTTCCAATGGGTTGCAGAAACAGGTGCGGCAACGTTAGCATTTTCTATCCATTTGGAATTGGACCCAAAAGAAATTGTTATTTGAACAAATGGTTCCTTATAAATTGCACCAATACCTCGGATGGTGTGGAGAAACCTTTCTTGAGCTCCTTCTCCGACGACAAGGATGGTGTAAGAGAGATTCTGCGCATTTCCTACGAGTTACAATCAATAACAATGAAAGAGTGGTTTTCTCCTCTCTGCCAAACCACCACTGGCTCCGCCAATCTCTCTGTAATGAGAAACACAAAATTATCTGGAGCCCCATTCTTTTACTCTTCCAGTGGCAACAGGTTCATGTTTTATGGTTGCGGCAGCGCTGTCCTCACTACGCCGGGACAAGAATTCATACAGTCGAGTTGCAAGTTGACTTGCCGCAATAACACCACGCCAGCACCTAAATTTGTAGATGGTTGCAATGGCATAAATTGCTGCCGTCTTAGTTTTGAGTACGATGTAAATACATACCAAATCAACATCACACACTCATCCCTCAACGCTTGCAACTATGCCTTCTTTCTTGCTACTTCTCCTTCCCGATTCAGCCTTAGCAACCTGGTGCCGGAAGAGAAGGTGGTTGTCCCGGTGGTTTGGAGATGGACCATCAAAAGATACGACTTCAATTACTTGCCTCCCCATTACTCACTCCACTGCTATTCGTATGAGAACATCTTTCCTCCGCAACCACGAGGGACAAATTGGAACTGTCACTGCAACTTTCCGGAAAATGGGAACGTTTACTTACCAAATGGATGCCAAG CATGGGATGATGCATGGGCATTGTGGGCAAAAGCAAGGCAGAATATTGTTCCGAAGGGTTGTCAAGATAAGTGCGGAACTGTAAACATTTACTACCCATTTGGAATTAGAAATGGAGGCAGCAAAAGTTGCTATTTGAACAAATGGTTCCTCATAAATTGCACACAATCTTCCGATGGTTCCAAGAAGCCCTACTTGAACTCCATTTCCGGGGGAGTTGAGATTCTGGGCATGTCCTATGAGTCACAAACAATAACAGTAAAAGAGTCAATCTCTCCTTCCTGTCAAACCACAAGGTCAGTCAAGGGAAGCAATTTCTCCCTAATTCCCAACACAAAATTATCTGGAAGCCCCTTTTTTTACTCAATTGGCAACAACTTCATGTTTTTTGGTTGTGGAAACGCTTTTATCACTATGGCCGGTGAAGAATTGGAACAACACGGTTACAAGTTGAACTGCAGCAAAAACACTGCACCCAAAACTGCATATGATTGCCATGGCATAAACTGCCACTATCTTACTTTTGATTACGATGTAAACACATACCAAGTCAACTTCACACACTCTTCCATCAGCGCGGCCTGCAACTATGCCTTCTTTCTCagtgcttcttcttctttgccAACTACACTTCAAAGCCTTCCAAGCAGGCAGCAGGAAGTGGTGGTTGTCCCGGTGGAATTGAGATGGACCATAACAGAAGACGACGTGCCTCCCTCCTACTCTAAGTACTGTTCTCCTTCTACATACATCAATCCGCAACTACAACGCCATAATTATTTGCAATGTGACTGCGGAATTAAAGGCAGGAATGCTTACTTCTCCGATGGATGTG AACAGAGGGACATCGATGACGAGATTAGCAGTAATAAAATGCGGCCCGCTATTATTG GTGTTAGTGCAAGTTTTGGATTTGTGATCTTAATATGGGCTTGTGTCATCCTCTATAAAGCCatcaagaagatgaagatgaaaaagTTGAGGGAGAAATTCTTCAAGCGTAATGGAGGTCTCCTATTACAACAACAACTCTTAGCCAAAGAAGGGACAGTAGAGAAAACTAAGATTTTCACAGCAAGTGAGTTGGATAAGGCCACGGATCACTTCAATGCCGATAGAATAGTAGGCCGAGGTGGGCAAGGCACAGTGTACAAAGGAATGTTAATTGATGGGCAAATAGTTGCAGTTAAGAAATCTCAAGCAGTGGACGAGAACCAGTTGGAGCCATTCATCAATGAGGTTGTCATTCTTTCCCAAATTAATCATAGGAATGTTGTCAAACTCATGGGGTGTTGTTTGGAGACCGAAGTTCCCATTTTGGTTTATGAATTTATACCAAATGGAACACTTTTTGGCCTTATACAAAACAATTTTGATGACGAACTCATTCCTCTTTCATGGGATATTCGTCTCAGAATTGCATCCGATGTGGCTTGTGCATTAGCTTATCTCCACTCTGCAACATCAGTTCCCATCTACCACAGAGACATCAAGTCGGGTAACATTCTTCTGGACGAGAAATTTCGAGCTAAGGTTTCAGATTTTGGAATCTCAAGGTCCATTTCAATTGACAAAACTCACTTGACTACCATAGTGAAGGGAACATTTGGCTATTTAGACCCTGAGTATTTTCAGACTAGTCAGTTCACAGAAAAGAGTGACGTTTACAGCTTCGGAGTTGTCCTTGCTGAGCTATTGACAGGACAAAAGCCAATTTCATTTGAAgtggaagatgatgaagataGGAGCTTGGTATCACGTTTTCTATTGTGCATGGAAGAGAACCGTCTCATGGAGATTCTTGACGTGGAAGTTATAGAGCAAGGCAAAAAGGAAGATGTTGTGGCAATGGCTTGGCTTGCGCAGCGTTGCTTGAACATGAACGGAAAGAAAAGGCCTACCATGAAAGAAGTGGCATCGGAGTTGGACTCCATTAAAGCATCTCATTCTCATCTCCCCTCGGCCATGGAAGCATTTGAGATTGAATCAGATTTCATAGCTTAA